In Podospora pseudoanserina strain CBS 124.78 chromosome 5, whole genome shotgun sequence, a single window of DNA contains:
- the WC-1 gene encoding White collar-1 protein light receptor (EggNog:ENOG503NW67; COG:K) has product MNNNNFYTTQLAQEEAQRRGQQQNAGRNLGMISTTGLSGVSDSLDEIVRQNNNELQRRRRSIPQSFQGGAMLTTDADRRLSMMDFGSPDHYQDFQFGNMNSPQMAGFGAMSTSMPGSSGPYSQPGLMAMSDQNDFASLSPDIMGNMMAFSSLNMEAMGTDPASLNLFNSPGLGHQYPPTTMDSVTPDFSMDMGMGTTPLTLTSDDMSGVEDAFGNRPQQRPHNLTLDSQMNQFQPSMPPPLTREISGTTAYRSPASGTSHTLSGMGAAQPSAVATVSTPQTPATTVGPALPDSLHASKEKSIYSKSGFDMLRALWYVATRKNAQLQIGAVDMSCAFVVCDVELQDCPIIYVSDNFQNLTGYVRHEIVGQNCRFLQSPTGKVEAGTKREFVENHAVFKLKNAIAEGREIQQSLINYRKGGKPFLNLLTMIPIPWDDPNTIRYFIGFQIDLVECPDAISGQESGGAMHVNYVHSDIGQYIWTPPSSTQWEPENGQTLAIDDVSSLLQQFNPKGAVSDWHRQSWDKMLLENADDVVHVLSLKGLFLYLSPSCKKILEYDTNDLMGNSLASICHPSDIVPVTRELKEAQANVPVNIVFRIRRKNSGYTWFESHGTLFSEQGKGRKCIILVGRKRPIFALSKRNLDQHGGIGDSEIWSKVSTSGMFLYVASNVRSLLDLERKDLEGTSMQDLMRKESRVEFGRTIEKSRRGKIASCKHEIQNKRGQVLQAHTTFYPGDAEEGQKPTFLLAQTKLLKASSRAIAPAGKTGASVASVSDDGQQMTGIVMGHTKTISTEGALISQPAGQLIGGAQDIALASDDNIFDELKTTRCTSWQYELRQMEKVNRLLAEELAQLLSNRKKRKRRKGGGNMVRDCANCHTRNTPEWRRGPSGQRDLCNSCGLRWAKQRDAQTGRVSPRNSNRGGDAQSKKSNSPSHASPLQREVSSNSTKPATTDTPPTEPGSKSTTATPTNVLTPSDNGSSGFPTPTAGGNGSSKTGATSSASPDIKSENGGGGPPQSQPMLEGGSGLGGSGMEMTSIREEREMSA; this is encoded by the exons atgaacaacaacaatttTTACACGACTCAGCTCGCTCAGGAGGAGGCTCAGCGCCGAGGTCAGCAGCAAAACGCCGGCCGGAACCTGGGCATGATCAGTACGACGGGTCTGTCCGGTGTGTCGGACTCACTGGACGAGATTGTCCGTCAGAACAATAATGAGCTTcaacggaggaggagaagcatACCTCAGTCTTTTCAGGGCGGCGCCATGCTCACAACCGATGCGGATCGTCGCCTGTCCATGATGGATTTTGGGAGCCCGGACCATTACCAGGACTTCCAGTTTGGAAATATGAATTCGCCTCAAATGGCGGGGTTCGGAGCTATGTCGACGAGCATGCCAGGGAGCTCTGGCCCCTATTCACAGCCTGGACTCATGGCCATGTCGGACCAAAACGACTTCGCTTCACTTTCACCCGACATTATGGGCAACATGATGGCCTTTTCAAGTCTAAACATGGAGGCGATGGGAACCGACCCTGCCTCACTCAACCTCTTTAACTCGCCCGGCCTCGGTCACCAGTACCCTCCCACGACTATGGATTCGGTTACGCCTGACTTTTCAATGGACATGGGAATGGGTACCACccctttgactttgacgagcGACGACATGTCGGGCGTGGAAGACGCATTTGGCAATCGCCCTCAGCAGAGACCGCATAATCTGACGTTGGACTCTCAGATGAACCAATTCCAGCCTAGCATGCCGCCACCATTAACACGCGAGATTTCAGGCACTACAGCCTACCGCTCGCCAGCGTCAGGAACCAGTCACACCTTGTCCGGCATGGGTGCTGCCCAACCCAGTGCTGTAGCGACAGTGTCGACCCCTCAAACACCAGCCACCACGGTTGGTCCGGCACTCCCAGACAGCCTACATGCTTCCAAAGAAAAGAGCATATATTCCAAGAGCGGATTTGACATGCTCCGGGCCCTGTGGTACGTGGCAACGCGGAAAAACGCACAGCTTCAAATCGGTGCTGTGGACATGTCTTGTGCTTTCGTCGTGTGCGACGTTGAGTTACAAGACTGCCCTATCATTTACGTGTCGGATAACTTCCAGAACCTGACGGGCTACGTTCGCCACGAGATTGTGGGACAAAACTGCCGCTTCCTCCAAAGTCCCACTGGTAAGGTCGAGGCGGGCACAAAGCGAGAGTTTGTCGAGAACCACGCCGTCTTCAAGCTCAAGAACGCCATTGCTGAAGGCCGCGAGATTCAGCAAAGTCTTATCAACTATCGGAAGGGCGGCAAGCCCTTCCtgaacctcctcaccatgaTTCCCATCCCGTGGGATGACCCTAACACGATACGGTACTTTATCGGCTTTCAGATCGACCTGGTCGAGTGCCCCGATGCGATATCAGGACAGGAGTCAGGGGGTGCCATGCACGTCAATTACGTCCACAGCGATATTGGCCAATACATCTGGACTCCTCCAAGCTCGACGCAATGGGAGCCCGAAAACGGCCAGACGCTGGCCATCGATGACGTATCTTCCCTTTTGCAGCAGTTCAACCCCAAGGGGGCCGTGTCAGATTGGCACAGGCAGTCATGGGACAAGATGTTGCTGGAGAATGCGGATGACGTTGTGCATGTGCTCTCGCTTAAGGGCCTGTTCCTTTACTTATCACCGTCGTGCAAGAAGATTCTCGAGTACGACACCAACGACTTGATGGGAAACTCGCTGGCATCTATCTGCCACCCGTCAGACATTGTTCCCGTTACGCgagagctcaaggaggcaCAGGCAAATGTACCAGTCAACATCGTATTCAGGATACGACGGAAAAATAGCGGCTACACCTGGTTCGAGAGCCACGGCACTCTGTTCTCCGAGCAGGGCAAGGGCCGCAAGTGTATCATTCTGGTAGGCAGAAAGCGTCCAATCTTTGCGCTATCAAAACGGAACCTGGATCAACACGGAGGTATCGGTGACAGCGAGATCTGGTCCAAGGTCTCAACCTCGGGTATGTTCTTGTACGTTGCGTCAAATGTGCGCTCGTTGTTGGATCTTGAGCGCAAAGATCTCGAAGGAACCAGCATGCAAGATCTCATGCGGAAAGAGTCTCGGGTGGAGTTTGGTCGGACTATTGAAAAATCGAGGAGAGGCAAGATCGCCAGCTGCAAGCACGAGATTCAGAACAAGCGAGGCCAGGTTTTGCAAGCGCACACGACCTTCTACCCTGGGGATGCCGAAGAGGGTCAGAAGCCTACATTTTTGTTGGCCCAGACGAAACTACTCAAGGCCTCTTCTCGCGCGATTGCTCCTGCTGGCAAGACTGGTGCGTCGGTGGCGAGCGTATCCGACGATGGACAACAAATGACCGGCATCGTGATGGGTCACACCAAGACGATCAGCACTGAGGGTGCCCTTATCTCTCAACCTGCAGGTCAGCTAATAGGTGGAGCTCAAGATATCGCTCTTGCATCGGATGACAACATCTTTGATGAGCTCAAGACCACGAGATGTACCAGCTGGCAGTACGAGCTGCGACAAATGGAAAAGGTCAACCGCTTATTGGCCGAAGAGCTGGCTCAGCTGCTGTCCAACAGGAAGAAGCGTAAGAGGAGAAAGGGCGGCGGCAACATGGTTAGAGACTGTGCCAATTGCCACACACGCAACACGCCCGAGTGGCGGAGAGGACCGAGCGGGCAGAGAGATCTCTGCAACAGCTGCGGTCTAAGATGGGCCAAACAG CGTGATGCACAGACTGGCAGAGTTTCCCCTCGCAACTCAAACCGTGGCGGAGACGCgcagagcaagaagagcaactccccctcccacgcCTCTCCGCTGCAGCGGGAGGTTAGCAGTAACTCGACCAAACCAGCCACGACAGACACGCCGCCTACCGAGCCTGGAAGCAAGTCAACGACAGCGACTCCCACCAACGTGCTTACCCCGAGTGACAACGGCAGCAGTGGGTTCCCCACCCCGACGGCCGGTGGaaacggcagcagcaaaaccGGGGCCacctcatccgcctcccccgacATCAAAAGCGAaaacggaggaggaggaccgcCGCAGAGCCAGCCGATGCTCGAGGGCGGCAGCGGTCTCGGTGGCAGCGGCATGGAAATGACGTCTATCCGGGAAGAGCGAGAGATGAGCGCTTAG
- the PSE1 gene encoding importin subunit beta-3 (COG:U; COG:Y; EggNog:ENOG503NUCV), translated as MSSVLPADVSAQLGQLLQQLQSSDNIVRSQAEEVLQNQWTSQRPEYLLMGLAEQISSSPDVSVRTFAAVIFRRIASKTRKTPSSENVDLFISLGVESCQAIRNELLKTLLAETDKNVRNKISDAVAEIARQYYDSNDSWPDLLQVLFQLSQAPDAGKRETAFRVFTTTPGIIERQHEEQVAGVFAQAFKDESVSVRLAAMEAFASFFRNLSRKNQAKYFGLLPEILNILPPIKQAQDSDDLSKGLVALIDLAESSPKMFKPNFSGLVQFSIAVIQDKELSDLCRQNSLELMATFADYAPSMCRKDPKYTEDMITQCLSLMTDIGEDDDDAADWLGADDLEDQESDNNHVAGEHCMDRLANKMGGMVVLQPTFAWLPRMMQSPAWRDRHAALMAISAISEGCRDQMIGELEQVLKLVVPALKDPHPRVRWAGCNALGQMSTDFAPKMQQEFYDVVLTAIVPVLDSPEARVKSHAAAALVNFCEEAEKSVLEPYLDGLLTKLYELLQNEKRYVQEQALSTIATIADAAEQAFARYYDTLMPMLVSVLQRENDKEYRLLRAKAMECATLIALAVGQQRLGNDATMLVQLLGSIQDNVTEADDPQAQYLMHCWGRMCRVMGKNFLPCLPKVMPPLLEMASAKADIQLLDDEDQVEKFQQEEGWELVPLRGKTIGIRTSSMEDKHMAIELLVVYAQVLEDEFAPYADQIMEKIALPGLAFFFHDPVRYVSAKLVPQLLSCVQKAYGPASDQLRLLWDKTIDKLLEVLSAEPAVDTLAEMYQCFYESVEVIGGPCLSPERMGKFIDSVTSTLDDYKDRVAQREEEHRAGGTDDAEDDAEELLMAIEDDQTLLSDMNKAFHCVFKHHGESFLPYFERLADTYQGFLKSDDPTQRQWGLCIMDDVLEYCGARSGNYAPMISEALVRGCQDPSPAIRQAAAYGIGVAARHGGEQWATFLAGTLQYLFQLMQVPDARNEDNVYATENACAAIAKILHYNASAVPNANQIIDEWINYLPICNDEEAAPYGYLYLADLISKQHASIAAPGRAAQIFVYVAQALEGETLSGQNAARVVAATKLLLEGTGTDPSPLLSQFSPEAQQTIRAHFG; from the exons ATGTCTTCTGTTCTGCCCGCAGATGTTAGCGCCCAACTGGGCCAGCTACTCCAGCAGCTTCAGTCATCAGACAACATTGTCCGCTCACAAGCCGAGGAGGTTCTGCAGAATCAGTGGACAAGCCAGCGGCCAGAATACCTATTAATGGGCTTGGCCGAGCAGATCAGCAGCTCCCCTGATGTCTCG GTTCGCACATTTGCAGCTGTCATCTTCCGTCGCATAGCATCCAAGACTCGCAAAACACCAAGCTCCGAAAATGTTgacctcttcatctccctgGGAGTCGAGTCTTGCCAGGCCATCCGCAACGAGCTTCTGAAGACATTGCTTGCCGAGACAGATAAGAACGTTCGGAACAAGATCAGTGACGCGGTTGCCGAGATTGCCAGACAGTACTACGATAGCA ACGATTCCTGGCCAGACCTGCTGCAGGTGCTTTTTCAGCTCAGCCAGGCCCCTGATGCTGGCAAGCGCGAAACCGCCTTCCGAGTGTTCACAACTACCCCCGGCATTATTGAGAGACAGCATGAGGAGCAGGTAGCTGGCGTGTTCGCCCAGGCCTTCAAGGACGAATCAGTTTCA GTTCGCCTTGCCGCCATGGAGGCCTTCGCTTCCTTCTTCCGCAACCTCAGCAGGAAGAACCAGGCCAAGTACTTTGGTCTCCTTCCCGAAATTCTCAACATTCTGCCACCAATCAAGCAAGCTCAAGATTCCGATGACTTGAGCAAAGGTTTGGTGGCCCTCATCGACCTCGCCGAAAGCTCGCCCAAGATGTTCAAGCCAAACTTCAGCGGACTCGTCCAGTTCTCCATCGCCGTGATCCAAGACAAGGAGCTTAGTGACCTTTGCAGACAGAATTCTTTGGAGCTCATGGCTACTTTCGCTGATTACGCCCCATCCATGTGCAGAAAAGATCCCAAGTACACCGAGGATATGATCACTCAGTGCCTCAGTTTGATGACCGACAttggcgaggatgacgatgatgctgctgattGGCTTGGGGCCGACGATCTTGAAGACCAGGAAAGTGACAACAACCACGTAGCTGGAGAGCACTGCATGGACCGCTTGGCGAACAAGATGGGAGGCATGGTCGTATTGCAGCCCACCTTTGCTTGGCTCCCACGCATGATGCAGTCCCCTGCTTGGAGGGACAGGCACGCGGCTCTCATGGCTATTTCTGCCATCTCGGAAGGCTGTCGCGACCAGATGATTGGGGAACTCGAGCAGGTTTTGAAGCTCGTTGTTCCGGCTCTGAAGGACCCCCATCCTCGTGTCCGATGGGCCGGGTGCAATGCTTTGGGCCAGATGAGCACTGACTTTGCGCCGAAGATGCAACAGGAATTTTACGATGTTGTTCTGACCGCTATCGTGCCAGTCTTGGACTCGCCCGAGGCTAGAGTCAAGTCGCACGCTGCGGCCGCTTTGGTCAACTTTTGCgaagaggccgagaagagCGTCTTGGAGCCGTACCTGGACGGCCTCCTCACCAAGCTCTATGAGCTCCTCCAGAACGAGAAGCGGTACGTGCAGGAGCAAGCACTCTCGACCATCGCCACTATTGCCGACGCGGCCGAGCAGGCGTTTGCCAGATATTACGATACTCTGATGCCCATGTTGGTTAGCGTATTGCAGCGCGAGAACGATAAGGAGTACCGCCTCCTTCGCGCAAAGGCTATGGAGTGCGCGACTCTCATTGCTCTCGCTGTTGGCCAGCAGCGCTTGGGCAACGACGCCACCATGCTTGTCCAACTTCTCGGATCCATCCAGGACAATGTTACCGAGGCCGATGACCCTCAGGCCCAGTATCTTATGCACTGCTGGGGTAGAATGTGCCGCGTCATGGGCAAAAATTTCCTCCCTTGTCTGCCCAAGGTCatgcctcctcttctcgaGATGGCCAGCGCCAAGGCTGACATTCAGCTtctcgacgacgaggatcAGGTTGAGAAGttccagcaagaagagggcTGGGAGCTGGTGCCTCTTCGTGGAAAGACGATTGGAATCAGAACTAGCTCCATGGAGGATAAACATATGGCCATTGAGCTCCTGGTTGTTTACGCCCAGGTTCTTGAGGATGAGTTTGCGCCCTATGCCGATCAGATCATGGAGAAGATTGCTCTCCCCGGCCTGGCATTCTTCTTCCATGATCCTGTCAGATATGTTTCTGCCAAGCTCGTGCCACAGCTTCTGAGCTGCGTCCAGAAAGCTTATGGACCCGCCTCGGACCAGCTCAGGCTTTTGTGGGACAAGACCATTGACAAACTCCTTGAAGTTCTTTCCGCTGAGCCCGCTGTCGATACCTTGGCGGAGATGTATCAGTGCTTTTACGAGTCTGTCGAGGTTATCGGTGGGCCCTGCCTTAGCCCTGAGCGCATGGGCAAGTTTATCGATTCAGTCACTTCTACCCTTGATGACTACAAGGACCGTGTTGCTCAGCGCGAAGAGGAGCACCGCGCTGGTGGTACtgacgatgccgaggatgacgcTGAGGAACTCTTGATGGCCATCGAGGACGACCAGACTCTTCTCTCGGATATGAACAAGGCCTTCCACTGCGTCTTCAAGCACCACGGCGAGAGCTTCCTCCCCTACTTTGAGCGTCTCGCCGACACATATCAAGGTTTCCTCAAGTCGGATGACCCAACGCAGCGTCAATGGGGCCTTTGCATCATGGACGACGTCCTTGAGTACTGCGGTGCCCGCAGTGGCAACTATGCTCCTATGATTAGCGAGGCGCTTGTGCGTGGTTGCCAGGACCCCTCGCCGGCTATCCGCCAGGCTGCGGCTTATGGCATCGGTGTGGCTGCTCGTCATGGTGGTGAGCAGTGGGCCACGTTCCTGGCCGGAACACTGCAGTACTTGTTCCAGCTTATGCAGGTCCCTGATGCGCGGAACGAAGACAATGTCTACGCCACCGAGAACGCATGCGCTGCCATTGCGAAGATCCTGCACTACAACGCCTCGGCAGTGCCAAACGCCAACCAAATCATTGATGAGTGGATAAATTACCTCCCCATCTGCAACGACGAGGAAGCAGCCCCATATGGCTATCTCTATCTCGCCGACTTGATTAGCAA GCAACATGCTTCCATCGCCGCGCCCGGGCGGGCCGCACAGATTTTCGTCTACGTTGCACAGGCTCTCGAGGGAGAGACGCTGAGCGGGCAGAATGCTGCTCGTGTAGTGGCAGCGACCAAGCTTCTCTTGGAGGGCACCGGCACTGACCCATCACCACTGCTCTCTCAGTTCTCACCCGAGGCTCAGCAAACCATCCGCGCCCATTTCGGTTAG